TTCAAGATAAGGATCTTCCTCCGTAGCTGCGTTTGATTTCTCAGCCTTGACCTTcgtctttttctccgtaatagtCATAAGGAAATCCAATTCGACTTGCTGTTTATCCTTTGGAAGCTTCTTAATGTACTCTTGATACTGTTTGACGAATGCTGTTCGAGCTTGTTGGTACTCTTGCTTGAGCGCCTCCAGCTCTTGTGgattcatatttttataatccgcGGATATTTTGGCGGCATGTTCTTTGCCGGAGAAAGTTTTTTTCATCTTTCGCCGGAAGAACTCATACACGTTGCGTCCACAGAATTCCGGTTTCCCAAGTGATTGGCCGAGCATTTCCAACTCTTTCTTGTTTACCAACTTCAGGTCGGTATTGCCTTGAACCTCGAACGATTTTTGGATGTAGACTACTTTGTCCTTTACTGAAAGCGATTCCCATTCCTTTCGGGCCTGCTGGAACGATATATTCGAGGAAACCTCCCGCCGCTTCTGGTAGAACAGATGGAAAGGAGTTTTCAGCGGTTCCTTACGCGGTTTCCAACCCTTCTTAGGAGACAGATCAGGATGCTGTATGCTGTAATGgagaaattcaataaaaacaTATAATATGAAGTCAGTTAACTGTTATGACTTTCCTGATagctttttgaataaatttaaaatctcAGCGTGAACTAATTTCATTACTATATTTAGATATTCTATTCAGATATTTAAGGTCTACATGAAATATGTGCTGAAATAGACTTTACATATATAAATTCTTAGGCCGCAtaacaaataaattcttttgaaatataattaaatcCAAGATGGACATGATACTTACTAAAACTTTTCCATTCGATGATGATAATCTTCCTTCAACTTGGCTGCTTCATTTTCATACCGTTTCCTCTTTTTTGCCGACAGTAACTTAAACTGCTCTGGAAtgagtttgaatatttgctgAACCTTCAGGTCTCTGTGTTCCTCACGCAGATGTGGCAGCTTCTCCTTCACGAACAGGCTGTATGCCGTCAGCGGAGGTTTCGGTCGTTCAGCGCTCATCAATTTGTTCACCACATCTGCCACTTCATCGAGCATCTCACTCAGTATCCGGAAACGTCTCGTTTTACCGATGACTTCCTTAGCCACTCGCTCGACTTCGTCGGCGGTGCGTTTGCCAACTACCACCTGCTTCCAGTCTAACGCTTCCAAGGTAGTCTTCCATTTGCGAACATCCTTTTTCGGCATCACTTCCTTTATTTTTGCAACCATTTCTTGGTACTCGGCTTTAGTCCAATCTGCATCGTTCGTGGCAGCATTCACGTTTGTGTCGCTGAGATGAATTTCCGTGTCAATTTCATTATCGGACTCTGATGGTAGATCGTTGTCGGACGCAACTGAAAACCAAAGCATTTTAATTgtcaaaatacatcatttaaaCCATGATTCAACAATGTAATGTAGCCTTGTTGCGAAACTTAAAAGCACATGTTTATAACTTACCTCCCTCGAATTTACGTGATAGGCAATTGTCGTCCCTTGGGGTGAAAACAGACATCGATCTTTTACGCATTTTTACTGCAATTTTTGGGGGAGGGCTGGCAAACAGAAGACATAAAATTGCATTAGAAAATTATCagataaataattttgctttcttatttgaatgattgttaaattaattaatgattCTTGACGCTGAACTTCGGACATTTGCATGTACATATAATTattttcctaatcgctgcttaaCCTTGATATAATTTGTAATGTAAACCAACAACATATTGTactcaataaaattacaattactttttttttcgggtgAATGAAAATCATTTTAGAATTACAAAAAACATTGCTCACAAGATGCTAGCTCATAAGTTGAGCTTATATGAAATTAAACGTCTAGAAAGCAAAACAGCTAAAACAGCCCTGTAAATTCTCAAAACAAACATCTTGTTTTGATATCAGCCAAAAAACGGAAACATTTAGCAATATTGAGGTTAGAAACTGTCCGGGGAGCACTTCTCCGATCTTTTTCATGCCAGTTTTACAAGCACCCAAAAATATAACAGTTTACACATAATACAAATACTGGGAATGTTTTGCAAATTATCTCAACTCATTTCTTCGAATAATACTTACCTTTAAAAGTCGGAAAAACTGGTAAGACCGCCAACTTAAATGAAAACAATTTCGTTGCGCTTGCTGGCTGCTGTTCTTTTTTTGATTCCTCCCATGCAGAGACTTCTCTTTGCTCCCGTTATGTCAGGGTGGCCAgattatttttttgataaatctcGCTTAGTTTTTCAAAAGGACTACATGAACACTCGCGCTAAAGgtgccgtcagacgttgcaagcaaatcactcgcaacgagcattttgctcGCAAAAACTGACAACTGTCGAAAAATTTGCCTGtctgactacactgaaagtgattgcatgcaaacaaattacaactcgtaagcaaacgctcgcttgcaatgtgtgactgctaagcgtcaaaaattttcaactcgcagaaacgaaattgcgcttgctagtgcagcactagcaaatttctcgctcgcaaaagtgataacgttttcaggtggcagagttgcactgcaaaaataggaatgaaattggattttgtggccgaaaaacaagtttttcatttttgtttatatttgcatgagagtaaatctgtcatttgcttaaagtaaaaaactgctacgtgtgactgcaattgcgagtgctctcagaaatcattcgctcgcacgagtgatttgcttgcaacgtctgacggagccttAATATTAtacatcaagacaaaattttcaaaacgacttatctgcttttgtaaacaataattcaaacgacgattttacgaatctgatagctctcccacgcaaaccagcaccatcaacaggtagcggaaaccttcaccttgTTGACCTTCATCTGGCCAaagaaaattggaaaataacaaaatgaCCAATGAACAAAATCGATTAAATTCAATTCGATTGTTACATTGGACTTTTTATTCAGAGGGCATGCAAAACGTccaatgtaacaataaaatccAAACGAAACAAAACTGTACATAGTTCATTCTAATTATTCTGGGGAATACAGTTCACCGATTGTAAGGAGTCACGGAGTCACGAATTCGAAGCGGGTGTGAAAGGTGAATCAATATACAGTAAtcattcgctaattggggcacgacctcaccccaactagcgaatgccgttcgttaATTGGGGTGTTTTGACAAGCGttaatgttgtttactttttggattgaacaaagaaaaattttacgcgccagaaaatatcgatcccgccaaacacggaaacaaaacgtcaacgcgtttttgacatcgcattctgacgtttagctgctttttaggctctgtctcatttcccgaattaaatttaattttacttaaaactgacagttcaaaaattaaaaaatcacccggccataagaatggctgcgtgctacccagcaaatccaataagacatcgatcaagaatgattcgatatgtgtcaaaagtaatcctgctcatccagcagggttattcgataattattgaactgtcacttctaagtttaatttgagtttaattatccaattgagacagacccttaattgggtttcgccccaattagcgaacccccaactaaaaagcgccccaactaggaaaaacccaattagcgaacgtttaCTGTACTTGGCGATAAACCGAAAAATTGAGTTTGGATGTtagttatgggccaaacacaattgatacgtttgcgtgcgttttgacagtttttccatgggaaaaccacagagaaacagacgtctcactcaacatatgttccatcgtacacctttttaacagtttatttaactttttgtaggtggtcaatcggccaccgatggcgctttcatcgattttgcttgtgtttgacgttcgcacactaccgccatctggtagCCACTTGGCCACTCACcgggattttagcattgggcgacaaagttttcgtgacgatgattttgattgcattttgttctaagtgagacgtctgtttctctgtgggaaaactgtcaaaacgcatgcAAACGTacccattgtgtttggcccattagaaTCGCGAGCAAAGCGTAAAAATTGATAAGTGaggatcagattttttttactatttgcaaatcacatttacataaaattatttatctaattcaagacaaaattttcaaaacgacttatctgcttttgtaaacaaagattcaaacgacgatttgacgaatctgatagctctcccacgcaaaccaacaccatcaacagttAACGGAATCCTtcccctacctattgatggtgttggtttgcgtgagcgagctatcagattcgtcaaagcgtcgtttgaatctttgtttacaaaagcagataagtcgttttgaaaattttgtcttgaattattcatctaatctaatttttttatctttattcaaGTGATTTTGTTGTAATATTATATTCCAGCCTTGATAGTTTGGTAGATAAAGCACGAATTTCGTTTTGGGCTACAATTTAATAACAATTTGACTAGTATGGTATTTGTTTTGCCATGGCtcaacaaaacaataaattttgaagcATTCAATCCCTGCTGATCAACAGCACTTCaagactaaattttcaaaacgacttatctgcttttgtaaacaaagattcaaacgacgatttgacgaatctgatagctctcccacgcaaaccaacaccatcaacaggtagcggaatccttcccctacctattgatggtgttggtttgcgtgggtgagctatcagattcgtcaaatcgtcgtttgaatctttgtttacaaaagcagacaagttgttttgaaaattttgtcttgacttatCGGAGACATAAGACGACAATTTCCACCGGCTAGCTAGAAGCCAGCAAGTAGGCAATTAACTAAGGAGGGAAAACACCAAAACGACCAATGTAACATCCTCGAACACTAAACGACCAAATTAACATGTCCAATGTACAGCTTAGGAATTCAAAATGTCCTATCTGACTTTTTTGCTGTTATTACTTTAAACTCAATATGTAATGCAATGTTGTGCATTTCTATAGCTAAATGAGCTTTACCCCTTACCCGTAATTGAAGGAGGCTCAGAAAAATTGAATACGTTTTAAacattttcgaaaaatattcccttCACTTTCATCTTCGTTTATCTCGGAAGTTTTGAAAAGTTTAGCGAGAAAtcttattttttaaatcatttttggCTTTCAGTGTGCGTAAAGGGCGTGAAcaggctatagacatccctatctaactcccttagcctaaaagtagccaccatgtcccgggcacagtgtgcagatagaccgctgtcagttgcatgagatgtcaacaatcgtcaacaacatcaatgattgtagcttgataattgaaaatatccacaacaataaaagagcatgatttattttaaattctgctcaagcttttcacggtgaaataaaagacaaattgttgttctccatgtaagtaaaatcaaaattgatcatgtagataagttttgaatcaattaaactcattagtcatatttattgaatattcccgattaaagttgcatatagaagaaagctgaatttggatgttttatgatgttaagctttttaagatttgacgtacgttgctcggcgttggtgttggtgttggctacgctaaacatgagctcttagcataggCCTGGGCGTGAAGGATGTGGTACGCAGCcaaccaaatgacatttcaatTGATGAAGTAGTAGAACAATTGTTTGCATTTCGACTTGTATACGTATATAATCACGCAAATGCAATCACAAACTGCGATTCCGCTAAACtactaatttttatttcttataaATTCAGCGAGTGCATTGTACAATAATTGTTAGTTGTAGTTTAAAATAGGAATTTTGATCGGTTAACATTTGAAAGCTCCAGTACTCTCAGAATGTCTGAACGAAAAGTTTTAAACGTATGTATGCTTGTTCAAACGTTCATCCAATATACTAAACATTCTTCCATTACACAGAAATACTACCCGCCGGATTTCGATCCGTCGAAAATTCCCCGGGTCAAGCTTCCCAAAAATCGTCAGTATACGGTTCGCTTGATGGCTCCCTTCAACATGCGGTGCGTAACCTGCGGCGAGTACATCTACAAAGGTAAAAAGTTCAATGCCCGCAAGGAGGATGTGGAAAACGAGGACTACCTCGGCATCCGGATCTACCGGTTTTATATAAAGTGCACGCGCTGTCTGCAGGAAATATCGTTCAAAACGGACCCGCGCAACACCGATTACGAGATCGAAGCAGGTGCGACGAGAAATTTCATGGCGCTCAAGCTAGCGGAAGAGCAAGCCCGTCGCGAGGAGGAGGAAGCCCGCGAAGAAGAGGCCACCAATCCGATGAAGCTTCTGGAGAACCGTACTCAGCAATCGCGGAACGAGATAGAGCTGctagaatccctggaggagttGCGGGATTTGAATAGGCGCCAACAGGATGTAGACTACGATCGGATGCTGCAGCAGTACGATCCGACGGAATCGATTCAGCAAAGGGAAGAACGGCTTGAACGTTTGGATGAGGAATACATCAAGTGAGTAATATTCGAATATATTTACATTTCCATGGTCTGATGCTAAGTTAACTAACAGATCCGCATGAAGTTATTAATCTCAGGTTAATAAATTAA
The nucleotide sequence above comes from Armigeres subalbatus isolate Guangzhou_Male chromosome 3, GZ_Asu_2, whole genome shotgun sequence. Encoded proteins:
- the LOC134227104 gene encoding nucleolar transcription factor 1-like isoform X2, with translation MRKRSMSVFTPRDDNCLSRKFEGVASDNDLPSESDNEIDTEIHLSDTNVNAATNDADWTKAEYQEMVAKIKEVMPKKDVRKWKTTLEALDWKQVVVGKRTADEVERVAKEVIGKTRRFRILSEMLDEVADVVNKLMSAERPKPPLTAYSLFVKEKLPHLREEHRDLKVQQIFKLIPEQFKLLSAKKRKRYENEAAKLKEDYHHRMEKFYIQHPDLSPKKGWKPRKEPLKTPFHLFYQKRREVSSNISFQQARKEWESLSVKDKVVYIQKSFEVQGNTDLKLVNKKELEMLGQSLGKPEFCGRNVYEFFRRKMKKTFSGKEHAAKISADYKNMNPQELEALKQEYQQARTAFVKQYQEYIKKLPKDKQQVELDFLMTITEKKTKVKAEKSNAATEEDPYLESPDYPPAAESTTIKKRPAKSSKVAPIKEEHKSDHSDTDSFEPSSSARKKTSKSTVTPSPAAASVASPKKRKQQTATKPKLNPPPSSDSSSDEQETVVQSPAKGKAAAATTPVTNSNGRKRTSSEEPQTMVKKSKKAQVKKEAEPSAPVEPEKPPRYDISPQRSPQNIPGDLKSVNGIQENSSNTCQQSHSKERSNWIPNTQLSTILRPSTYSWEPFCKNILPHLRH
- the LOC134227104 gene encoding nucleolar transcription factor 1-like isoform X1, with the protein product MRKRSMSVFTPRDDNCLSRKFEGVASDNDLPSESDNEIDTEIHLSDTNVNAATNDADWTKAEYQEMVAKIKEVMPKKDVRKWKTTLEALDWKQVVVGKRTADEVERVAKEVIGKTRRFRILSEMLDEVADVVNKLMSAERPKPPLTAYSLFVKEKLPHLREEHRDLKVQQIFKLIPEQFKLLSAKKRKRYENEAAKLKEDYHHRMEKFYIQHPDLSPKKGWKPRKEPLKTPFHLFYQKRREVSSNISFQQARKEWESLSVKDKVVYIQKSFEVQGNTDLKLVNKKELEMLGQSLGKPEFCGRNVYEFFRRKMKKTFSGKEHAAKISADYKNMNPQELEALKQEYQQARTAFVKQYQEYIKKLPKDKQQVELDFLMTITEKKTKVKAEKSNAATEEDPYLESPDYPPAAESTTIKKRPAKSSKVAPIKEEHKSDHSDTDSFEPSSSARKKTSKSTVTPSPAAASVASPKKRKQQTATKPKLNPPPSSDSSSDEQETVVQSPAKGKAAAATTPVTNSNGRKRTSSEEPQTMVKKSKKAQVKKEAEPSAPVEPEKPPRDAEEFYRQHIYKGKLGKHKESYDNLSSSKKRDIIEQLKAAQKQYIIDFEVYLKSLPKDQIRKYIQDKVNTIRKAEQSEDSDDEEDDDEESSSEEEEDD
- the LOC134227104 gene encoding nucleolar transcription factor 1-like isoform X3; this encodes MRKRSMSVFTPRDDNCLSRKFEGVASDNDLPSESDNEIDTEIHLSDTNVNAATNDADWTKAEYQEMVAKIKEVMPKKDVRKWKTTLEALDWKQVVVGKRTADEVERVAKEVIGKTRRFRILSEMLDEVADVVNKLMSAERPKPPLTAYSLFVKEKLPHLREEHRDLKVQQIFKLIPEQFKLLSAKKRKRYENEAAKLKEDYHHRMEKFYIQHPDLSPKKGWKPRKEPLKTPFHLFYQKRREVSSNISFQQARKEWESLSVKDKVVYIQKSFEVQGNTDLKLVNKKELEMLGQSLGKPEFCGRNVYEFFRRKMKKTFSGKEHAAKISADYKNMNPQELEALKQEYQQARTAFVKQYQEYIKKLPKDKQQVELDFLMTITEKKTKVKAEKSNAATEEDPYLESPDYPPAAESTTIKKRPAKSSKVAPIKEEHKSDHSDTDSFEPSSSARKKTSKSTVTPSPAAASVASPKKRKQQTATKPKLNPPPSSDSSSDEQETVVQSPAKGKAAAATTPVTNSNGRKRTSSEEPQTMVKKSKKAQVKKEAEPSAPVEPEKPPRMSKSTKR
- the LOC134224162 gene encoding splicing factor YJU2-like, which gives rise to MSERKVLNKYYPPDFDPSKIPRVKLPKNRQYTVRLMAPFNMRCVTCGEYIYKGKKFNARKEDVENEDYLGIRIYRFYIKCTRCLQEISFKTDPRNTDYEIEAGATRNFMALKLAEEQARREEEEAREEEATNPMKLLENRTQQSRNEIELLESLEELRDLNRRQQDVDYDRMLQQYDPTESIQQREERLERLDEEYIKTIKFRAQPSSIASASSSSGLKRVACEEIIEEIKQEPDQPATETAGGEPTASTTTGPVPAIGGGKAKKLDTASSFSIGVRKSSLSNLVVKKKQPTTATTTPAVSVALAAAGGEPRETEAKTTVTETSSEPVVPSATVGTSSTGQGISGLGLLGAYSDSESCSSDGNE